Proteins co-encoded in one Salvia splendens isolate huo1 chromosome 4, SspV2, whole genome shotgun sequence genomic window:
- the LOC121801574 gene encoding protein RICE SALT SENSITIVE 3-like translates to MEEQLSSLAVTHLLQHTLRSLCIHENSQWVYAVFWRILPRNYPPPKWDGQGGVYDRSRGVRKNWILVWEDGFCNFAASAGEVKECGSEYQGLQPDLFFKMSHEIYNYGEGLIGKVAADHTHKWIHKEPNDQEINFLSAWHNSADSHPRTWEAQFRSGIKTIALIAVREGVIQLGAVHKVVEDLSYVVLLRKKLIYIESIPGVLLPHPSSLSLSGAAAYPSATKMDAPQEAWHYQNNLMNPLANEYYDHQMRIAPSMSSLEALLSKLPSVGPSSATARPVELMKEEEEEEGESSMPPGYYAFHHQDLNVNNSGC, encoded by the exons atgGAAGAACAACTCAGCTCTCTTGCTGTAactcatcttctccaacacacTCTTAGGAGTCTCTGCATACATGAGAATTCCCAATGGGTTTATGCTGTTTTTTGGAGGATTCTCCCTAGAAACTATCCTCCTCCTAA GTGGGATGGGCAAGGAGGGGTGTATGACAGGTCAAGAGGTGTGAGGAAGAACTG GATATTGGTTTGGGAAGATGGTTTTTGCAATTTTGCAGCTTCTGCTGGTGAGGTGAAGGAATGTGGGAGTGAGTATCAAGGTCTGCAGCCTGACCTCTTCTTCAAAATGTCACATGAAATCTACAATTATGGTGAAGG TTTGATTGGGAAAGTGGCGGCTGATCACACCCACAAATGGATCCACAAAGAGCCAAATGATCAAGAAATCAACTTCTTATCTGCATGGCATAACTCAGCTGATTCT CACCCCAGGACTTGGGAAGCTCAATTCCGGTCTGGTATTAAG ACTATTGCTTTGATTGCTGTTAGAGAAGGTGTCATTCAATTAGGAGCTGTCCACAAG GTTGTTGAGGACCTGAGCTATGTAGTGCTGCTGAGAAAGAAGCTGATCTACATCGAAAGCATACCGGGAGTTTTGTTGCCACATCCGTCGTCGTTGTCGTTGTCAGGTGCAGCAGCCTACCCTTCGGCAACGAAGATGGATGCACCTCAAGAAGCGTGGCATTATCAAAACAACTTGATGAATCCGCTTGCAAATGAGTATTACGATCATCAGATGAGAATAGCCCCGTCGATGAGCAGCCTCGAAGCCCTCCTGTCCAAGCTGCCCTCCGTGGGGCCCTCCTCCGCCACGGCCAGGCCGGTGGAGCTGatgaaggaggaggaggaggaggagggagagAGTAGCATGCCGCCGGGCTACTACGCTTTTCACCATCAAGATTTGAATGTGAACAACAGTGGATGTTGA